The Mustela lutreola isolate mMusLut2 chromosome 3, mMusLut2.pri, whole genome shotgun sequence genome includes a region encoding these proteins:
- the DES gene encoding desmin, with product MSQAYSSSQRVSSYRRTFGGAGGFPLVSPLGSPVFPRAGFGTKGSSSSMMSRVYQVSRTSGGAGGLGALRASRLGSARAPSSYGAGELLDFSLADAVNQEFLTTRTNEKVELQELNDRFANYIEKVRFLEQQNAALAAEVNRLKGREPTRVAEIYEEELRELRRQVEVLTNQRARVDVERDNLLDDLQRLKAKLQEEIQLREEAENNLAAFRADVDAATLARIDLERRIESLNEEIVFLKKVHEEEIRELQAQLQEQQVQVEMDMSKPDLTAALRDIRAQYETIAAKNISEAEEWYKSKVSDLTQAANKNNDALRQAKQEMMEYRHQIQSYTCEIDALKGTNDSLMRQMREMEDRFASEASGYQDNIARLEEEIRHLKDEMARHLREYQDLLNVKMALDVEIATYRKLLEGEESRINLPIQTFSALNFRETSPEQRGSEVHTKKTVMIKTIETRDGEVVSEATQQQHEVL from the exons ATGAGCCAGGCCTACTCGTCCAGCCAGCGCGTGTCCTCCTACCGCCGCACCTTCGGCGGGGCCGGGGGCTTCCCGCTCGTCTCCCCGCTGGGCTCACCGGTGTTCCCGCGCGCGGGCTTCGGCACCAAGGGCTCCTCGAGCTCGATGATGTCCCGCGTGTACCAGGTGTCGCGCACGTCGGGCGGGGCAGGGGGTCTGGGGGCGCTGCGAGCCAGCCGGCTGGGGTCGGCCCGCGCTCCCTCCTCCTATGGCGCGGGCGAGCTGCTGGACTTCTCGCTGGCCGACGCCGTGAACCAGGAGTTCCTGACCACGCGCACCAACGAGAAGGTAGAGCTGCAGGAGCTCAATGACCGCTTCGCCAACTACATCGAGAAAGTGCGCTTCCTGGAGCAGCAGAACGCAGCGCTCGCCGCCGAGGTGAACCGACTCAAGGGGCGCGAGCCCACCCGGGTTGCCGAGATCTACGAGGAGGAGCTGCGCGAGCTGCGGCGCCAGGTGGAGGTGCTCACCAACCAGCGCGCCCGCGTGGACGTAGAGCGTGACAACCTGTTGGACGACCTGCAGCGGCTCAAGGCCAA GCTGCAAGAAGAGATTCAGTtgagagaagaagcagagaacAATTTGGCTGCCTTCAGAGCG GACGTGGATGCGGCTACTCTCGCTCGGATTGACCTAGAGCGCAGGATTGAATCTCTCAATGAGGAAATCGTGTTCCTCAAGAAAGTGCATGAAGAG GAGATCCGAGAGCTACAGGCCCAGCTTCAGGAACAGCAGGTCCAGGTGGAGATGGACATGTCCAAGCCAGACCTCACCGCTGCGCTCAGGGACATCCGGGCTCAGTATGAGACCATCGCGGCCAAGAACATCTCAGAAGCTGAGGAATGGTACAAGTCAAAG GTGTCCGACCTGACCCAGGCAGCCAACAAGAACAACGACGCACTGCGCCAGGCCAAGCAGGAGATGATGGAGTATCGACACCAGATCCAGTCCTACACCTGCGAGATTGACGCCCTCAAGGGCACC AACGATTCGCTGATGAGGCAGATGCGAGAGATGGAAGACCGCTTTGCCAGCGAGGCCAGCGGCTACCAGGACAACATCGCGCGTCTGGAGGAAGAGATCCGGCACCTCAAGGATGAGATGGCCCGTCATCTGCGAGAGTACCAGGACCTGCTCAATGTCAAGATGGCCCTGGATGTGGAGATTGCCACCTACCGGAAGCTGCTGGAGGGCGAGGAAAGCCG gaTCAACCTCCCCATCCAGACCTTCTCGGCTCTCAACTTCCGAG AAACAAGCCCGGAGCAAAGGGGTTCTGAGGTCCACACCAAGAAGACGGTGATGATCAAGACCATCGAGACCCGGGATGGGGAG gttGTCAGCGAGGCCACACAGCAACAACACGAAGTGCTTTAA